The Triticum urartu cultivar G1812 unplaced genomic scaffold, Tu2.1 TuUngrouped_contig_180, whole genome shotgun sequence genome includes a window with the following:
- the LOC125526768 gene encoding senescence-specific cysteine protease SAG39-like — protein sequence MAKHGRKYKDDAEKALRFQVFKANSELVARSNADGTKKYHLAVNKFADLTSKEFAASYTGFKPAPPGPKMLPGFKYKNVSLSAADEQGVDWRTTGALTGVKYQGRCGCCWAFSAAAAVETTGQMVSLLEQQLLDCTTENHGCGGGFMTSAFEYIVDNGGITTEDAYPYVTAQGRCDSDATQPAATIRGYQVVPANNEDALAAAVANQPVSVGIDGKQPSFQMYNGGNMTGDACGTEINHAVTLVGYGVEQDGTSYWLIKNSWGQNWREGGYMKLQRGTGACGVDMLASYPVA from the exons ATGGCCAAGCACGGGCGCAAGTACAAGGATGACGCAGAGAAGGCGCTGCGCTTCCAGGTGTTCAAAGCCAACTCCGAGCTTGTCGCCAGGTCCAACGCCGATGGCACCAAGAAGTACCACCTGGCCGTCAACAAGTTCGCCGACCTGACCAGCAAGGAGTTCGCCGCCAGCTACACCGGGTTCAAGCCCGCGCCACCGGGACCCAAGATGCTGCCGGGATTCAAGTACAAGAACGTCAGCCTCTCCGCCGCCGACGAGCAGGGCGTTGACTGGAGGACCACAGGCGCACTTACCGGTGTAAAGTACCAAGGACGGTGT GGATGCTGCTGGGCCTTCTCTGCGGCGGCTGCCGTGGAGACCACCGGCCAGATGGTCTCCCTCTTAGAGCAGCAGCTGCTCGACTGCACCACCGAGAACCACGGGTGCGGCGGCGGCTTCATGACCTCTGCCTTCGAGTACATAGTGGACAACGGAGGCATCACCACCGAGGACGCCTACCCATACGTCACGGCCCAAGGCAGGTGCGACTCCGATGCCACGCAGCCGGCCGCCACCATCCGCGGCTACCAGGTCGTGCCCGCCAACAACGAGGACGCGCTTGCCGCCGCCGTCGCTAACCAGCCCGTGTCCGTCGGCATCGATGGAAAGCAGCCGAGCTTCCAGATGTACAATGGCGGCAACATGACCGGCGACGCCTGCGGCACAGAAATTAACCACGCGGTCACCCTGGTGGGCTACGGTGTCGAGCAGGATGGGACAAGCTACTGGCTCATCAAGAACTCGTGGGGCCAAAACTGGAGAGAAGGAGGCTACATGAAGCTCCAGAGAGGCACGGGCGCCTGCGGCGTTGACATGCTGGCATCTTACCCTGTCGCATGA